GATGTGCGATCGCCGAATGGGCGCTTTTTGACTCATGCTGGTAGTGCTATAGGCGGGGCGGCTTGGTTATTGTTTGTGGGCATGGGTGGGTGTCGTAGGGCTGTGCCAGTTAGGGAAGTGTTCACCACCAAGACACAAAGAACACGAAGAAGCACCAAGATCTTTGTGTAACTTTGTGCCCTTAGTGCCTTGGTGGTAAAAACTCAAGAGGTAAACTTAAATGACCCAATCACTCTATGAACAAGACATCCTCCTCTGGGCCGAAGACACGGTAGCCAAACTAAAAGCGAGGGATTTTGAACACCTAGATTTAGAGCATTTGATTGAGGAGGTAGAATCCTTGGGTATCTCCCAGCGGAAGGAGTTATTGACCCGCCTGACTCGGCTATTGGAACATTTACTGAAACGGCTCTATGTGCCTTCCCCAGAGGACTACCGAGGTTGGGAGAATACCATTCGGGAACAACGGCGGCAGCTACGTTTTTTGCTAGAGGCAGCACCGAGTCTTAAGCGTTTGTGGGCGGTTTCGTTCGATCGCGCTTGGCAGGCGGCCTATGAGGATATGAGCGATGCCTATCCCCAGATTCCGTTTCCATCAATATGGCCCTATGAAGGTGAGATAGAGGTAGTGTTAACGGCGAATTTTTGGGAAAGGGAACCACCAAGCCACGAAGGACACTAAGGAACACCAAGCTCTTTGTATAACTTGGTGCCCTTAGTGCCTTGGTGGTAAAAAACTCAAGCGGTATAAGCTGATGACCCAATCACTCTACGAACAAGACATCTTGCTTTGGGCCGAAGACACCGTAGCCAAACTGAAAGCACGGGATTTTGAACACCTAGATTTAGAACATTTGATTGAGGAGGTAAAAGCCTTGGGTATCTCCCAGCGGGAGTGTGCTGACACAAGCTCTAGTAATACCTCACGGTAACCAGCGGGGGTTAAAGCCAACGATCGGTAAGGCTTCTGGTTTGAGCTGAGAAGCCGGATCCCGGGTGGCCAGAATGGCAGGATCAAGGGGCAAGAACCACAGGCGACTATCGGCAATCGGACGCCCATCCCGACCTCTGGGGGCTTCCGCCAGCTTGGCATCCGGGGTATCCACCGCTAGGGGTTGATCAAACAGCAGAGCCAACCCATCAGGGGCCAAGTTCATCTGGATACCCTGCTGCTCTGGCAGCAACACTAAGGGAACGAGTTCCTCGGTTTCCAAATCGATCGCCGCCAAAAAGGGCTGCTCTCGATATCCCTCGCCCTCCACAACCTCAGCCAAGAGGCAATATAGCCAGCGCTGGGTTGGGTCAAATTGGGCTGCCTGGATCGAACCTTGAAAACGCAATAATTCTTTTTGATCGCCCCGATTGTTGATCAGATAGAGCGATCGTGTGAAGTCGGTATTGAACTTGACCATAGCAGCAGTCGTGCCATCCCGCGTAAAACTAAGGGCCTGACTGAACTTG
This DNA window, taken from Trichothermofontia sichuanensis B231, encodes the following:
- a CDS encoding DUF29 domain-containing protein → MTQSLYEQDILLWAEDTVAKLKARDFEHLDLEHLIEEVESLGISQRKELLTRLTRLLEHLLKRLYVPSPEDYRGWENTIREQRRQLRFLLEAAPSLKRLWAVSFDRAWQAAYEDMSDAYPQIPFPSIWPYEGEIEVVLTANFWEREPPSHEGH
- a CDS encoding DUF29 family protein — encoded protein: MTQSLYEQDILLWAEDTVAKLKARDFEHLDLEHLIEEVKALGISQRECADTSSSNTSR